A single window of Pontiella agarivorans DNA harbors:
- a CDS encoding VPS10 domain-containing protein, with protein MKALCRSLKTIVLAMTVAGGALGHVPHDIIYSLDPSPDFAETGMILASSTQFGECHMVSHNHGATFSESHRGIQERSLALGHTYSPNFSKDGIVFMAMKKGYYKSTDRAENWVKQPAFGHEPVLNICLASDFTKTGKHYVLTSKGVFLVSKDGVAESLLPKDEVTFGKIIISGGKLYVHCVYYKKQKMIKGMEHIDYLSGTVDVLNLKTGKWSALSTGVDGAVIADFDISGQNQVVSLKDGSIWLKGAGGGPWKKVFSRDNGDFASVVKFSPEYADDGVLIAGTAWGFTFMSEDGGRNWELRSNGQSRWVHHFDILTKSIVFSPDYKNDQTIMMGKTTGFYKTTDNGRYWRHINIWNQKWGYYALPAPGGSQDVFTACYNGGISRSSDNGSTWESANIGITAGFANGMVLSPNYENDHSIFVVDIATGPYRSTDGGRSWGRIPELDPKKLHNQPTLFRELGISNDFKEDGTILVFLVPRHILGKRGANMVFKFNDKTKEVKRVNVVKSGRAYVNSFAFDPAGSKLGRMFCASSSGVSMSTDKGDTWKMIFTDVGIQQIFISPNVDQDGTLYLMDKDGKIHRSTDNGKSFQMPDMNLGGQYVNNLTFSPTYNKDHAIYVTTFGEGVLKSTDNGKTWVPFGLKGKFLYTGLTFSADYEQDQTIFAPAVDGIFRSTDNGKTWKNVLDHSQLLPKEVFFTVLDPKGKEIPQMLQAVKLMKEYGMYDEEVVKELYGGKKVFKKMFSPHAYLATYYTLNGGPGYMFEIDFYGYAAELKCMKGPNMGLADIVVDGEKVATVDLYAETETFDVTVYNDQSMELKEHFIQIVETGKKNSKSSGTAVNFNALNIKN; from the coding sequence ATGAAAGCATTATGTAGGAGTTTGAAGACAATTGTGCTGGCGATGACTGTTGCCGGTGGAGCTTTGGGGCATGTGCCTCATGATATTATTTATTCCCTGGACCCAAGTCCTGATTTTGCAGAAACCGGCATGATTCTGGCCTCCTCCACCCAGTTCGGAGAGTGTCATATGGTTTCTCATAATCATGGGGCTACCTTCTCGGAATCGCACCGCGGTATTCAGGAACGTTCGCTGGCTTTGGGGCATACTTATTCTCCGAATTTTTCCAAAGACGGAATCGTTTTTATGGCGATGAAGAAAGGGTACTATAAATCGACTGATCGCGCCGAAAACTGGGTGAAGCAGCCGGCTTTTGGCCATGAGCCGGTATTGAATATCTGCCTTGCTTCTGATTTTACGAAGACTGGAAAACACTATGTGCTGACATCCAAAGGGGTGTTCCTCGTCAGTAAGGATGGAGTGGCTGAGTCGCTGTTGCCGAAGGATGAGGTCACATTCGGTAAAATCATCATTTCGGGCGGAAAACTTTATGTGCATTGCGTCTATTACAAGAAACAGAAGATGATCAAAGGGATGGAGCACATTGACTATCTTTCGGGTACTGTCGATGTGCTGAACCTGAAGACCGGAAAATGGTCGGCGTTGAGTACAGGCGTTGACGGTGCGGTTATTGCAGACTTCGATATTTCCGGCCAGAATCAGGTGGTTTCACTGAAAGATGGTTCAATATGGTTGAAAGGAGCGGGCGGCGGGCCATGGAAAAAGGTGTTTTCCCGCGATAATGGCGATTTTGCATCTGTGGTGAAATTTTCTCCCGAGTATGCAGATGACGGGGTTCTGATTGCGGGGACCGCGTGGGGCTTCACCTTTATGTCGGAAGATGGCGGCCGGAATTGGGAGCTGCGTTCCAATGGCCAGAGCCGTTGGGTGCATCATTTTGATATCCTTACAAAGAGCATTGTATTCTCTCCGGATTATAAGAATGACCAAACGATCATGATGGGCAAGACCACCGGATTCTATAAGACCACGGACAATGGCCGCTACTGGCGTCATATTAATATCTGGAACCAGAAGTGGGGCTACTATGCTCTGCCGGCACCGGGAGGATCGCAGGATGTTTTTACGGCCTGTTATAACGGCGGAATTTCACGCTCGTCGGACAACGGTTCAACTTGGGAATCAGCAAACATCGGTATCACGGCCGGGTTTGCAAACGGCATGGTGTTGTCGCCGAACTATGAGAATGACCACTCTATCTTTGTGGTGGATATTGCAACCGGACCGTATCGCTCAACTGACGGCGGTCGAAGCTGGGGACGCATTCCTGAGCTGGATCCGAAGAAACTGCATAACCAGCCGACGCTCTTCAGAGAATTAGGAATTTCGAATGACTTTAAAGAAGACGGTACGATTCTGGTTTTTCTGGTACCGCGCCATATACTGGGTAAAAGAGGTGCCAATATGGTCTTTAAGTTTAACGACAAGACCAAAGAGGTGAAGCGGGTCAATGTTGTGAAAAGCGGTCGTGCCTATGTCAACAGCTTTGCCTTTGATCCTGCTGGGTCAAAACTGGGTCGTATGTTCTGTGCTTCGAGTTCCGGAGTGTCGATGTCGACAGACAAAGGGGATACCTGGAAAATGATTTTTACGGACGTTGGCATTCAGCAGATTTTCATTTCTCCCAATGTGGATCAGGATGGAACCCTCTATCTGATGGATAAAGATGGTAAAATTCACCGTTCCACCGATAACGGAAAGTCATTCCAGATGCCTGATATGAACCTTGGCGGGCAATATGTGAATAACCTGACGTTCTCGCCAACCTACAATAAAGACCATGCGATCTATGTAACCACGTTCGGTGAAGGCGTGTTGAAGTCGACGGATAATGGGAAGACCTGGGTTCCGTTCGGACTGAAAGGAAAGTTTCTTTATACCGGCCTGACTTTCTCTGCCGATTATGAGCAGGATCAGACCATTTTTGCGCCGGCTGTTGATGGAATATTCCGCAGCACCGATAACGGAAAAACGTGGAAAAATGTGCTGGATCATTCGCAGTTGCTGCCGAAGGAAGTCTTTTTCACGGTGCTTGATCCGAAGGGTAAGGAAATACCCCAGATGCTGCAGGCCGTGAAGTTAATGAAAGAATACGGCATGTATGATGAAGAGGTGGTTAAAGAGCTCTATGGCGGGAAAAAAGTGTTCAAAAAGATGTTCAGCCCGCACGCGTATCTTGCAACGTACTACACGCTGAATGGCGGCCCCGGTTATATGTTTGAAATCGACTTCTATGGCTATGCCGCAGAACTGAAATGTATGAAGGGACCGAATATGGGCCTGGCAGACATCGTGGTGGATGGCGAAAAAGTCGCGACGGTTGACTTGTATGCTGAAACGGAAACCTTCGATGTGACAGTTTATAATGATCAGTCGATGGAGTTGAAAGAGCACTTCATCCAGATTGTTGAGACCGGAAAGAAAAATTCAAAGTCCTCGGGAACCGCAGTGAACTTTAATGCCCTGAATATTAAGAACTAA
- a CDS encoding family 16 glycoside hydrolase, whose product MSRTGFKISSLSGTCLKGERRMLLLGTLGCMLSISAVRATPRLENAFEGAFEKKVSVKVSGDWKRKVYYGDWSVQADGSMKAVNLPEEGHGPLMTFSAPIDDAVIECEFMLPPGDEPDRHLRVFLACPEYPGHTAGAVANISTKSFPSGLKLYHQRKGKNRKVEEEIEFGTNPMKIPGGTWHVLKLILHGDRIRFMVNGEEVDGRNEVLDIQKDRVSLNFGKAGGHVRNFKVRSLSDK is encoded by the coding sequence ATGAGCAGGACCGGATTTAAAATCAGCTCTTTGAGTGGCACGTGTCTGAAGGGCGAACGGCGCATGCTTCTTTTGGGGACTTTGGGCTGTATGCTCAGCATTTCGGCGGTGCGGGCAACTCCCCGTTTGGAAAATGCATTTGAAGGTGCGTTTGAAAAAAAGGTTTCCGTTAAAGTTTCCGGAGATTGGAAACGTAAAGTCTACTATGGGGATTGGTCGGTGCAGGCCGACGGTTCGATGAAGGCCGTCAATCTTCCGGAAGAAGGGCATGGGCCGTTGATGACCTTTTCGGCACCGATCGATGATGCGGTGATTGAATGCGAATTTATGCTTCCGCCGGGGGATGAGCCCGATCGTCATTTGCGGGTCTTTCTGGCCTGCCCTGAGTATCCGGGGCACACGGCTGGTGCTGTAGCCAACATTTCTACGAAAAGTTTTCCTTCGGGCCTGAAGCTGTATCATCAGCGCAAGGGGAAGAATAGAAAGGTGGAGGAAGAGATCGAATTTGGAACGAATCCTATGAAGATTCCAGGAGGAACCTGGCATGTTCTGAAGCTGATACTCCATGGAGACCGGATTCGTTTTATGGTTAACGGGGAAGAGGTCGATGGCCGGAATGAGGTGCTGGATATTCAAAAAGACCGGGTGTCTCTGAATTTTGGAAAGGCCGGAGGTCACGTTCGGAATTTTAAGGTTAGGTCGCTAAGTGATAAATAA
- a CDS encoding alpha-L-fucosidase: protein MEKWLLVMLSFLVIGSTLAAGHADRTFEGTVESLQQYECPDWFRDAKFGIYLHWGAYSVAEQGEWYARKLYDENTREYQHHLKTYGHPSEFGYADFIPMWKAENFDPDALLALFKQSGAKYFTPCAVHHDNFDLWDSKYQPWNSVNMGPKKDLIQLWKDATLKAGLRFGVTTHLSRSYSWLNTANQADTKGPKAGVPYDGAQGKAKGLYPPNNGQSTHPRAPYETTEAWRENWAARIKQLVDDYAPDHLYFDCAIPFRGEDAGKTGMEVIAHFYNERKEGVMCIKERPWQGLYDDGMATLDYERGKASGILSEPWQTDDSIGSWGYNPDTPYMEPGLVVDKIIDIVSKNGNMLLNIPIKADGTLDQESTDLLIKVGQWFDVNGEGIYGTRPWYRYGEGHGEIGKHDKRSSLTFKDIRYTRKGDVLYAFVMGPPRKHNREIVLEFITAMNPKVGKVKSVELLGYDKEMEWEATGDGLKVQMPNSLPSDFAHGLKIEFEGGMR from the coding sequence ATGGAAAAATGGTTGTTAGTAATGCTCTCTTTTTTGGTTATTGGTTCAACGTTGGCTGCGGGACATGCTGACAGAACATTTGAAGGAACCGTTGAATCATTACAACAGTATGAATGCCCGGATTGGTTCCGCGACGCAAAGTTCGGTATTTATCTGCACTGGGGGGCGTATTCGGTTGCCGAGCAGGGGGAGTGGTATGCCCGGAAACTGTATGACGAAAATACCAGGGAATATCAGCACCATCTGAAAACCTATGGTCATCCGTCGGAATTCGGCTACGCCGACTTTATCCCGATGTGGAAAGCCGAGAACTTTGATCCCGATGCCTTGCTGGCGCTTTTTAAACAATCCGGCGCAAAATATTTTACGCCCTGTGCGGTGCATCACGATAATTTTGATTTATGGGATTCAAAATACCAGCCGTGGAATTCGGTGAATATGGGCCCGAAAAAAGACCTCATTCAGCTGTGGAAAGACGCTACGCTGAAGGCCGGACTGCGCTTCGGGGTAACCACCCATTTGTCGCGCTCGTACAGCTGGCTGAATACGGCCAATCAGGCTGATACCAAAGGTCCAAAAGCCGGGGTTCCTTATGACGGTGCGCAGGGTAAAGCGAAAGGACTTTATCCTCCGAATAATGGACAAAGTACCCATCCGCGTGCGCCTTACGAAACGACAGAAGCCTGGCGGGAAAACTGGGCCGCCCGAATCAAACAGCTGGTCGATGATTATGCCCCGGATCATCTGTATTTTGATTGTGCCATTCCGTTTCGGGGAGAAGATGCCGGAAAGACCGGGATGGAGGTTATTGCCCATTTTTACAACGAGCGCAAAGAAGGCGTCATGTGCATTAAAGAGCGTCCATGGCAGGGCTTGTATGATGATGGCATGGCCACGCTGGATTATGAGCGGGGCAAGGCATCCGGTATTCTTTCCGAACCCTGGCAGACGGATGATTCGATAGGTTCGTGGGGATATAACCCGGATACGCCCTATATGGAACCGGGGCTCGTTGTAGATAAAATCATCGATATTGTATCAAAAAACGGAAACATGCTGCTGAATATACCGATCAAGGCCGACGGTACATTGGATCAGGAATCGACTGATTTGCTGATTAAGGTGGGCCAGTGGTTTGATGTGAATGGAGAAGGCATTTACGGCACACGTCCCTGGTATCGCTATGGAGAGGGGCACGGCGAAATCGGCAAACACGATAAGCGTTCTTCGCTGACATTTAAGGACATACGTTACACCCGCAAGGGCGATGTGCTCTATGCCTTCGTGATGGGGCCGCCGCGAAAACACAACCGGGAAATTGTCCTGGAGTTTATTACCGCGATGAACCCGAAGGTTGGAAAAGTAAAATCGGTCGAATTGCTGGGATACGATAAAGAGATGGAATGGGAGGCAACGGGAGACGGGCTGAAAGTTCAGATGCCGAATTCTTTGCCGAGTGATTTTGCGCATGGCCTGAAAATCGAGTTTGAAGGCGGAATGAGATAG
- a CDS encoding sulfatase family protein — MNFRILQWSVLFCVWLQAVVCSAGKPNFVFFLSDDQLKADYGCYGLPLDLTPVTDQLAKQGLVFEKMFTAEPICAPSRAMLFTGQYPVRNGLFVQHTASRDGTQTVYDALTPLGYDVTLIGKVHVKPDSVFRWSSPTTKQNQKALPMEDVDAYFAKNKEHPFCLFLASHYPHGPYPAKPKFPQDQVVVHPYMTGGSKKGLAGYYDHIAKKEKELAQVLQLLEKYDLDENTVFIYSSDHGNGMGAKYTVYDRGLNVPFIVRWPGKVKPGRTKALASYADVLPTFVELAGGKPFDGVDGKSFAPVLMNPEAKHQMYVYGVMTQQGVWGTHVFPRRSAHNGRFHYIYNFNTLEKIARDEAAGKEIDPFHRIGATMHPEVPEEELYDTDSDPWELNNLAKDPTFGKIKAELKRELFQWMESQHDFLTEGGPIPYLKSKHPVDQSSEKYTCPPELEGTVKEYLDPHVLTAGD; from the coding sequence ATGAACTTTCGAATATTGCAGTGGAGTGTTTTATTCTGTGTTTGGCTACAGGCCGTTGTTTGCAGTGCCGGTAAACCGAATTTTGTCTTTTTTCTGAGTGATGATCAGTTGAAAGCGGACTATGGCTGTTATGGGCTGCCGCTTGATTTAACACCCGTCACGGACCAGTTGGCAAAACAGGGCCTGGTTTTTGAAAAGATGTTTACCGCTGAGCCGATCTGCGCCCCGAGCCGGGCGATGTTGTTTACCGGTCAGTATCCTGTTCGTAACGGACTTTTTGTGCAGCATACGGCATCGCGCGACGGAACGCAAACGGTGTATGATGCGCTCACTCCGCTGGGGTATGATGTTACCCTGATCGGCAAGGTTCATGTGAAGCCGGACTCCGTATTTCGCTGGAGTTCTCCGACGACAAAACAAAACCAAAAAGCACTTCCGATGGAAGATGTGGACGCCTATTTCGCGAAGAACAAAGAGCACCCGTTTTGTCTGTTTCTCGCCTCGCATTATCCGCACGGCCCGTATCCTGCAAAACCGAAATTTCCGCAGGATCAGGTGGTGGTCCATCCCTACATGACGGGGGGATCGAAAAAAGGGTTGGCGGGATATTATGACCATATTGCCAAAAAGGAAAAAGAACTGGCGCAGGTTCTCCAACTGTTGGAAAAATATGATCTGGATGAAAATACCGTCTTTATTTATTCATCCGATCATGGGAACGGCATGGGCGCCAAATATACCGTGTACGATCGCGGTCTGAACGTACCGTTCATTGTGCGCTGGCCGGGAAAAGTGAAGCCGGGACGCACCAAAGCGCTTGCCAGCTATGCGGATGTGCTGCCGACCTTTGTGGAGCTGGCCGGAGGTAAACCGTTTGATGGGGTGGATGGAAAAAGCTTTGCGCCTGTACTTATGAATCCGGAAGCGAAACACCAGATGTATGTCTATGGCGTAATGACACAACAGGGCGTCTGGGGCACGCATGTCTTTCCTCGTCGTTCTGCTCATAACGGACGTTTTCATTATATCTATAATTTTAATACACTCGAAAAAATCGCCAGAGATGAAGCGGCCGGGAAGGAGATTGATCCTTTCCACCGCATCGGTGCAACAATGCATCCGGAGGTCCCCGAAGAAGAATTGTACGATACCGATTCGGATCCGTGGGAACTTAACAATCTGGCAAAAGATCCAACCTTTGGAAAAATCAAGGCGGAGCTGAAGCGCGAGTTGTTCCAGTGGATGGAAAGTCAGCATGATTTTCTGACGGAAGGCGGCCCAATTCCTTATCTCAAGAGCAAGCATCCGGTCGATCAGTCCAGCGAAAAATATACCTGTCCGCCCGAGCTGGAGGGGACGGTTAAGGAGTACCTCGACCCGCATGTGCTTACGGCCGGGGATTAA
- a CDS encoding sulfatase-like hydrolase/transferase — MKVRYILFLCMVCVFRIRAAEKPNIILLMADDISAREFSFYGSDSCTGGEWAQTPVLDRLAHEGCFLNTVWASTVCMPTRAMLMSGRYAHLTKWWYNGEMGRNEKNGNYAVPESSPLTLGQLAKQAGYRSIWVGKTHVTTGDNHAQFGFDESVFSPGERKVRGTSPEHFQNVKDPSFWNHDSFYWWPEMQLVNHPDEEPWVKTGISDFGPDLEMEYIFDFIERSKEEEQPFFVYHASHLGHNAIDMADPEFELTWPGTPVITWDADTQSYSRAVPKITPNGPVNTVTTTYRKENITPNKLKHHVEYLDYQVWQYITKLEAMGELENTVFFFFSDNGTYGWKASVLRQRGVHVPMVIYAPGQPKRVTGAQDIISDLTDILPTVAEIMGLPLPTQEEYELNGKSLWPYLTQQQTTHRDWIYAYRGNKQMVRGQELMRDGKGNWWDTRTIPPDLDAFPVITDFETLSTKQQREKELIEQALRRFAREDIGGPNSFHATPSIKLSEKQIEKMRKNEASLEASLKASGES, encoded by the coding sequence ATGAAAGTACGGTATATTTTGTTTTTGTGTATGGTGTGCGTTTTTCGTATCAGGGCGGCTGAAAAACCGAACATTATTTTGCTGATGGCGGATGATATCAGTGCACGTGAATTCTCTTTTTACGGCTCGGATTCCTGCACGGGCGGTGAATGGGCACAAACCCCGGTTCTGGATCGATTGGCTCATGAGGGCTGTTTTCTCAATACGGTGTGGGCCTCTACAGTCTGCATGCCGACCCGTGCGATGTTGATGAGTGGCCGTTATGCGCACCTGACAAAATGGTGGTACAACGGTGAAATGGGCCGGAATGAAAAAAACGGTAATTATGCCGTACCCGAAAGTTCGCCGCTGACGTTGGGGCAACTCGCCAAACAGGCGGGTTATCGTTCCATTTGGGTGGGGAAAACACACGTTACCACCGGGGATAATCATGCCCAGTTTGGTTTTGATGAATCCGTCTTTTCACCGGGAGAGCGCAAGGTGCGGGGTACGAGCCCTGAGCATTTCCAGAATGTAAAAGATCCTTCTTTTTGGAATCATGATTCTTTCTATTGGTGGCCCGAGATGCAATTGGTGAATCATCCCGATGAAGAGCCGTGGGTGAAAACGGGCATAAGCGATTTCGGGCCCGACCTTGAGATGGAATATATTTTTGACTTCATCGAGCGCTCGAAGGAAGAGGAGCAGCCGTTCTTTGTCTATCATGCTTCGCACCTGGGGCATAACGCGATTGATATGGCCGATCCTGAGTTTGAGCTCACCTGGCCGGGTACGCCCGTGATTACATGGGATGCCGATACGCAGTCCTATTCCCGGGCTGTACCGAAAATTACGCCAAACGGTCCCGTGAATACGGTGACGACAACCTATCGAAAAGAAAACATCACGCCGAATAAACTGAAGCATCACGTGGAGTATCTGGATTATCAGGTGTGGCAATATATCACGAAGCTCGAAGCGATGGGCGAATTGGAGAATACGGTTTTTTTCTTTTTTTCGGATAATGGAACCTATGGGTGGAAGGCGTCGGTTTTACGCCAGCGGGGTGTGCACGTTCCGATGGTGATTTATGCACCGGGACAGCCTAAGAGGGTGACCGGAGCGCAGGATATCATTTCGGATCTAACCGATATTTTACCCACCGTGGCGGAGATCATGGGTTTGCCATTACCGACACAGGAAGAGTATGAGCTGAATGGAAAAAGCCTTTGGCCCTATTTAACACAACAACAGACAACGCATCGTGATTGGATTTATGCGTACCGGGGAAATAAGCAGATGGTACGCGGTCAGGAATTGATGCGGGATGGAAAAGGAAATTGGTGGGATACCCGCACGATTCCTCCGGACCTGGATGCATTTCCGGTGATTACGGATTTTGAAACGCTTTCGACGAAACAGCAACGGGAGAAGGAGTTGATTGAGCAGGCACTGCGTCGGTTTGCCCGCGAAGATATCGGCGGACCGAACTCTTTTCATGCGACACCGAGTATTAAACTTTCAGAAAAACAGATCGAAAAAATGCGTAAAAACGAAGCGTCTCTCGAGGCCTCCCTCAAGGCTTCGGGGGAGTCTTAG
- a CDS encoding sulfatase-like hydrolase/transferase gives MNRTMKMLSQVGFIVLMGVSLVSEAAARKPNVILVMADDMGLECLSVYGGAPYKTPHLDRMAKQGVLFTDAYSNAMCTPTRVKLMSGRYNFRNYEMFAYMNPDIYTIGNLMKDAGYATAIIGKHQLNGYGKYAVPMEERWPRFKKNGFDEFCMWNAKLDFNTTPDQYHKPVIEQNGQVLRYDGELKGRFGPDVLMEYACDFIHRKKAEPFFVYYPMMLPHAPFIPTPDSEDPNCTDRDKNQQDMVAYVDKLMGRLLAHLEAEGVLDNTLVLFCGDNGTYHRINRSLNGRKLTTGKMYLTDDGTRAILLAYWKGGMKGGQVCGDLIDFSDFMPTLADVAGVAPPADTDGVSFLPQIKGEKGTPREWILVEHDPGMAPQYDYLGRWVRNHTHKLYQDGRVYNSKVDPDETNDLAQSTDPEDRAAIELLTAAMNTLPAWNPKTPKEDAKSRRLARQKAEREKKKQAQQSKQNEDVK, from the coding sequence ATGAATAGAACGATGAAAATGTTGAGCCAGGTGGGGTTCATAGTACTGATGGGCGTATCCTTGGTCTCGGAGGCTGCAGCACGTAAGCCCAACGTAATTTTGGTGATGGCGGATGATATGGGATTGGAATGCCTGTCTGTGTATGGCGGTGCACCATATAAAACGCCGCATTTAGACCGGATGGCGAAACAGGGGGTACTGTTTACCGATGCCTATTCCAATGCTATGTGTACGCCGACGCGGGTCAAGCTGATGAGCGGGCGCTATAACTTCCGTAACTATGAAATGTTCGCCTATATGAACCCGGATATTTATACGATCGGCAATCTGATGAAGGATGCGGGTTATGCGACGGCAATAATTGGAAAGCATCAGCTGAACGGCTATGGCAAATATGCTGTTCCGATGGAGGAGAGGTGGCCGCGTTTTAAGAAAAACGGATTTGATGAATTCTGTATGTGGAATGCCAAGCTGGATTTTAATACGACGCCGGATCAATATCACAAACCGGTCATTGAACAAAATGGTCAGGTTCTGCGTTACGACGGGGAATTAAAAGGGCGGTTCGGTCCCGATGTCTTAATGGAATATGCCTGCGACTTTATCCATCGTAAAAAGGCGGAACCGTTCTTTGTTTATTATCCCATGATGCTGCCGCATGCACCGTTTATTCCTACGCCGGATTCCGAGGATCCGAATTGTACGGATAGAGATAAAAACCAGCAGGACATGGTGGCCTATGTGGATAAGCTCATGGGGCGTCTGCTTGCTCACCTCGAGGCAGAGGGGGTGCTGGATAATACGTTGGTGCTGTTTTGCGGCGACAATGGGACCTATCACCGAATCAACCGCTCCCTGAACGGACGCAAGTTGACCACCGGTAAAATGTATTTAACCGATGACGGCACCCGCGCCATTTTACTGGCCTATTGGAAGGGCGGTATGAAAGGGGGCCAGGTATGCGGCGATTTGATCGATTTTTCCGACTTTATGCCGACGCTGGCCGATGTCGCTGGCGTAGCTCCTCCGGCAGATACGGATGGGGTGAGTTTTCTGCCGCAGATTAAAGGAGAGAAGGGAACGCCGCGTGAATGGATTCTGGTGGAACATGATCCGGGAATGGCTCCTCAATATGACTATTTGGGGCGCTGGGTGCGGAATCATACGCATAAGTTGTATCAGGATGGGCGTGTCTATAATTCCAAAGTGGATCCCGATGAGACGAACGATCTGGCGCAATCGACCGATCCTGAAGATCGGGCGGCCATTGAACTGCTGACTGCGGCGATGAATACCCTGCCGGCGTGGAATCCAAAAACGCCGAAAGAAGATGCCAAATCACGTCGGTTGGCCCGTCAAAAGGCGGAGCGCGAAAAAAAGAAACAGGCTCAACAATCAAAGCAGAATGAGGATGTGAAATGA
- a CDS encoding aldo/keto reductase, with translation MKNKRRSILKSSMCGGGMLLVPNLVTGKSTSLSPKPMTRSFGRIEHNVTTMGLGGQASLMWTPADVNPEAIIHKALDRGINYFDTSNIYGQSQTLIGKVFREHGLVAGLPGYSESKRRSIFLTSKTGLRLAKGYINGNVIGSTDGPKGSHALDDVRRTLTQVFGDGKGYYPPGSYVDMVLIHYTGYPQIDKYLYLGMDRPDPADEMIGAFAGLRDLRDGTNLTGLNPKHEKLIRYIGISGHSDPMQMMKIIQQDQYGLLDGILVPANANDKLHKNMQNNVIPVAKAKGLGVVGMKVFSDGAMYSKDAKFTEVPDEVVRSVGSKYMPSESLVKYSLTVPGVDVVIMGIGQIDNTDSRNCQLEQNLQAAQIGRNGLSQLDREEIEQMAGRIKDGKTNYFQLPQESMSAPNHLKMEQKSNQITFTWDTAFADKHIITHYDIVKNDVKIAQVKHTPQINETPFHFKDTRGQNNEVYKIVTVDAAGHTAESKEFIAKW, from the coding sequence ATGAAGAACAAGAGACGCAGCATTCTTAAAAGCTCAATGTGTGGTGGTGGCATGCTGTTGGTGCCAAATCTTGTAACCGGAAAAAGCACCTCCCTCTCCCCAAAACCGATGACCCGCAGTTTTGGTCGCATTGAACACAATGTCACCACCATGGGGCTCGGAGGGCAGGCGTCGCTGATGTGGACCCCGGCAGATGTAAACCCCGAAGCGATCATCCATAAAGCACTGGATCGGGGCATTAACTATTTTGATACGTCCAATATCTATGGTCAAAGTCAGACCTTGATCGGTAAGGTTTTCCGAGAGCATGGACTGGTCGCGGGCCTGCCCGGCTATAGCGAAAGCAAGCGGCGCTCCATTTTTCTGACCAGTAAAACGGGCCTGCGTCTGGCGAAAGGGTATATTAATGGAAATGTTATCGGATCGACGGACGGCCCGAAGGGGTCCCATGCCTTGGATGATGTGCGCAGAACGTTAACGCAGGTGTTTGGTGACGGGAAAGGGTATTACCCTCCGGGCAGTTATGTGGATATGGTGCTCATTCATTATACCGGTTATCCTCAAATTGATAAATACCTCTACCTAGGTATGGACCGCCCCGACCCAGCCGATGAAATGATCGGGGCTTTTGCAGGTTTGCGCGATCTGCGAGATGGAACCAACCTGACGGGATTGAATCCCAAACATGAAAAGCTGATTCGGTATATCGGTATCTCGGGCCACTCTGATCCGATGCAAATGATGAAGATTATTCAACAGGACCAATACGGCCTGTTGGATGGCATTCTTGTTCCCGCTAACGCCAACGATAAACTGCATAAAAACATGCAAAACAATGTAATTCCTGTAGCGAAAGCCAAGGGGCTTGGTGTTGTCGGGATGAAAGTGTTTTCAGATGGGGCGATGTATTCAAAGGACGCGAAATTCACGGAAGTTCCTGATGAAGTTGTTCGATCCGTAGGCAGTAAATATATGCCCAGCGAATCGTTGGTTAAATATTCGCTGACGGTTCCCGGAGTGGATGTAGTGATCATGGGAATTGGTCAGATTGACAACACGGATTCCAGGAATTGCCAGCTCGAGCAAAACCTGCAGGCCGCGCAAATAGGGCGCAATGGATTGAGTCAACTCGATCGAGAAGAAATCGAACAAATGGCCGGTCGAATCAAAGATGGAAAGACGAATTATTTTCAGTTGCCTCAGGAGAGCATGAGCGCTCCCAACCACTTAAAAATGGAACAGAAATCAAATCAAATCACCTTTACCTGGGACACGGCCTTTGCCGATAAACACATCATCACACATTACGATATTGTGAAAAACGACGTGAAAATTGCTCAGGTCAAACATACGCCGCAAATCAATGAGACTCCGTTCCACTTCAAGGATACAAGAGGGCAAAACAATGAGGTCTATAAAATCGTAACCGTAGATGCTGCCGGCCATACCGCCGAATCAAAAGAGTTTATCGCCAAATGGTAA